One stretch of Campylobacter sp. CCS1377 DNA includes these proteins:
- a CDS encoding anthranilate synthase component I family protein, with protein sequence MLDKQANFYYKQILAKCENSYFAEDLNRVIIGIDCEFLDSNNLTFSDFKARFYECASKDQLCDYAGLFGIFSANFITLFEELQQSENKNYDFPLFLFANAKAYLVYEKNSKMFFQFGEKKYFDFLQNDFKCQTQKEKTQFKILNSLKEEEKSFISMVEKAKNYLLSGDIFQVVLSKQLCIEHNIKPFDFYETLSELNPSAYMFYFPTKYGVVLGSSPEFLLKIKNKEIFLAPIAGTRNLDKNSDIAALEKDLLSDEKELSEHKMLVDLARNDASKFGYKTKVEKLFSILKNDFLMHIVSEVYSTMKEGTSLFDVIGATFPAGTLSGAPKIRALQIIAELENLDRGVYGGAVGFLNFNEDVVLAIIIRSAFFKDDKAYIASGAGIVLDSDSKKEYAEICAKRKALLVAFEKITKDFQ encoded by the coding sequence ATGCTAGATAAACAGGCAAATTTTTATTATAAACAAATTTTAGCAAAATGTGAAAATTCTTATTTTGCAGAGGATTTAAACCGTGTTATTATAGGGATTGATTGTGAATTTCTTGACAGCAATAACTTAACTTTTAGTGATTTTAAGGCTAGATTTTATGAATGCGCTTCAAAGGATCAGCTTTGCGATTATGCCGGATTGTTTGGGATTTTTAGCGCAAATTTCATTACACTTTTTGAAGAATTACAGCAAAGCGAAAATAAAAATTACGATTTTCCTTTGTTTTTATTTGCCAATGCCAAAGCTTACTTAGTGTATGAAAAAAATAGCAAAATGTTCTTTCAATTTGGCGAGAAAAAATATTTCGATTTTTTACAAAATGATTTTAAATGTCAAACCCAAAAGGAAAAAACACAGTTTAAAATTTTAAATTCTTTAAAGGAAGAAGAAAAAAGCTTTATTTCTATGGTTGAAAAAGCAAAAAACTATCTTTTGAGTGGAGATATTTTCCAAGTTGTTTTAAGCAAGCAACTTTGTATTGAGCATAATATCAAGCCATTTGACTTTTACGAAACTCTAAGCGAACTAAATCCTAGTGCTTATATGTTTTATTTTCCTACTAAATACGGCGTAGTTTTGGGTTCTTCACCTGAATTTTTACTCAAAATTAAAAATAAAGAAATTTTTCTAGCACCCATTGCAGGAACTAGAAATTTAGACAAAAATAGCGATATTGCTGCACTAGAAAAAGATCTTTTAAGTGATGAAAAAGAACTAAGCGAGCACAAAATGCTTGTAGATTTAGCCAGAAATGATGCATCAAAATTTGGCTATAAAACCAAAGTTGAGAAGCTTTTTAGTATACTAAAAAACGACTTTTTAATGCATATTGTTAGCGAAGTTTATAGCACAATGAAAGAAGGCACAAGTCTTTTTGATGTTATAGGAGCTACTTTTCCTGCAGGAACCTTAAGTGGCGCACCAAAAATCAGAGCCTTGCAAATCATAGCAGAACTTGAAAATTTAGACCGTGGGGTTTATGGAGGAGCCGTAGGGTTTTTAAATTTTAACGAAGATGTGGTTTTAGCTATCATTATAAGATCTGCGTTTTTTAAAGACGATAAAGCTTATATAGCAAGCGGTGCTGGTATAGTTTTAGACAGTGATTCAAAAAAAGAATATGCCGAAATTTGCGCCAAAAGAAAAGCTTTACTCGTTGCTTTTGAAAAAATTACAAAGGATTTTCAATGA